One Rhipicephalus microplus isolate Deutch F79 chromosome 4, USDA_Rmic, whole genome shotgun sequence genomic window carries:
- the LOC119171448 gene encoding uncharacterized protein LOC119171448: MPRQRKVKTDEQIAAEKRRRADARRLQRAQESPETRALRLAKARESSRARRLQETDQERDARLTRDREAQRARRAEETPEAHAVRVAKIIQAHRKRLETESQEERAQRLAKNREAMRARRGTETPEEGARRRAKDREAKQARRETNLETPKAPLLPELPNTARPSKPSTASTSAHAVHAQSD; the protein is encoded by the coding sequence ATGCCCAGACAACGCAAGGTAAAGACCGACGAGCAAATTGCAGCGGAAAAGCGCCGGCGTGCCGACGCCCGTCGTCTTCAACGTGCCCAGGAATCGCCCGAGACACGAGCCCTGCGGCTGGCGAAAGCTCGCGAGTCGAGTCGGGCCCGGAGGCTGCAGGAAACAGACCAGGAGCGAGACGCGCGACTCACCCGCGACCGAGAGGCTCAGCGAGCGCGCCGGGCGGAAGAAACGCCCGAAGCTCACGCCGTACGGGTAGCCAAGATCATCCAGGCACACCGGAAACGCCTGGAAACGGAAAGTCAAGAAGAGCGCGCCCAAAGGCTTGCGAAAAACCGCGAAGCCATGCGAGCCCGGCGTGGGACAGAAACTCCAGAAGAGGGCGCCCGTAGGCGTGCAAAGGACCGCGAAGCCAAGCAAGCACGCCGCGAGACAAACCTCGAGACGCCGAAAGCGCCCCTGCTGCCAGAACTGCCCAACACCGCGAGGCCAAGCAAGCCCAGCACGGCGTCCACTTCGGCGCATGCAGTACATGCGCAAAGCGATTGA